The Phycisphaerae bacterium genomic interval CTCCGGCGACAACGTGCGATACATTCGTCGAATCCGTTCGATCACTGTTGCATCCTGCATCCACCCAATATCGGAACAACGCGATCGAACCTATCAACAATTGTTCAGGTTATTCTTTTGCGGGCCCATAGCTATTCTCGAGATCATCCACGAAGCCGTCCGCGTCGGAGTCCACTGACCGGACGGTGTTGTGGGCTCCGGGGCACTCGAACACCCGCAGGTTGGGTGCGTACTTGGGATAGTACAGGCCCATGTTATCGCCGCCCAGATTGTAGTAGGTGGAGGAACTCGGGCCGATATCGATCTTGGCCGGGTCCAGGGGTGGGATGTAATCCCTGTGCATGTGCGAGTACTGCATCGCTCCGAGACCCAGCTGGGCGAGGTTGTGGAGGCACACCGTTGACTGCGACACGGCCCTGGCCCGGGTCAGCGAAGGGAACAGGACCGCGATCAGCAAGGCGATGATCGCCACCACCACCAGGACTTCGATGAGGGTGAAGCCCCGCCGACAACGTCCGCTGTGCCAGATGCTGTCCCGCATGAGGCGTATCTCCCGTTTCCGTCGGACCCTCACACCGTCTCGCTCGGATCTCCCGCCTCTTCGGCCT includes:
- a CDS encoding type II secretion system protein; this encodes MRDSIWHSGRCRRGFTLIEVLVVVAIIALLIAVLFPSLTRARAVSQSTVCLHNLAQLGLGAMQYSHMHRDYIPPLDPAKIDIGPSSSTYYNLGGDNMGLYYPKYAPNLRVFECPGAHNTVRSVDSDADGFVDDLENSYGPAKE